A DNA window from uncultured Methanoregula sp. contains the following coding sequences:
- a CDS encoding 4Fe-4S binding protein, whose product MLKVHRDICGYCGCCVSVCPEGALELIDAYLSVEKNCTSCGVCAKVCPLGALEVVNEK is encoded by the coding sequence ATGCTCAAAGTACATCGGGATATCTGTGGATATTGCGGATGTTGCGTATCGGTCTGCCCGGAAGGAGCCCTTGAACTGATCGATGCGTACCTGTCCGTGGAGAAGAACTGCACCAGCTGCGGAGTCTGCGCAAAAGTCTGCCCCCTTGGCGCCCTGGAGGTAGTCAATGAAAAGTAA
- a CDS encoding NAD(P)/FAD-dependent oxidoreductase: protein MKSKYDVLVIGGGPAGALAAKTAVEKGLSACIVEKRPAIGAPVRCAEGIGQDGLQEFIEPDYRWISAEMTGATVVAPDGFVMKLESELAGSKVGYVLDRKFFDRELVWKASEAGADVAVKSRAAAPIIENGFVKGAKIEYCGKISSVRAEVVIAADGVESKFSRWCGVDTTVPVREIMSSVQYVMTDIDIDEHSTVFYLGNDVAPEGYLWVFPKGKRAANVGIGISGKKSGDGHRAKDYLDKFVKKTFPHGKTIEYIPGGVSVCRPLPCTVADGLLITGDAARVVDPLTGGGIYNAMYTGRLAATVAADCIGKGDVSKKALMKYDKEWRASKMGKAIERNYHIKEYLIKQSDEKLNEIIHSVSKLNLKEFTTLTLVKEIIRVNPKLVLELGALAASLR, encoded by the coding sequence ATGAAAAGTAAGTACGACGTTCTCGTCATCGGCGGCGGCCCTGCCGGCGCACTGGCAGCAAAGACGGCAGTGGAGAAAGGACTCTCTGCCTGCATTGTCGAGAAACGCCCGGCGATTGGTGCACCGGTAAGGTGTGCCGAGGGGATAGGACAGGACGGCCTCCAGGAGTTCATCGAACCGGACTACCGCTGGATCTCAGCCGAGATGACCGGCGCAACCGTTGTTGCTCCGGATGGCTTTGTCATGAAACTCGAGTCCGAACTTGCCGGCAGCAAGGTCGGGTACGTTCTCGACCGCAAGTTCTTCGACCGTGAGCTGGTCTGGAAAGCTTCCGAGGCCGGTGCCGATGTTGCCGTCAAATCCCGGGCAGCAGCACCCATTATCGAGAACGGATTTGTCAAAGGTGCAAAGATCGAGTACTGCGGCAAGATCTCAAGCGTCCGCGCCGAGGTTGTTATTGCAGCGGACGGGGTCGAGTCCAAGTTTTCGAGATGGTGCGGCGTGGACACGACCGTCCCGGTCCGCGAGATCATGAGCTCGGTCCAGTACGTGATGACCGATATCGACATTGATGAACATTCCACGGTCTTTTACCTGGGTAACGATGTTGCTCCTGAAGGTTACCTCTGGGTCTTCCCGAAAGGCAAGCGGGCGGCAAACGTCGGGATCGGCATCTCCGGAAAGAAGAGCGGCGATGGGCACCGGGCAAAGGACTACCTCGACAAGTTCGTCAAGAAGACCTTCCCGCACGGCAAGACCATTGAGTACATCCCCGGCGGAGTCTCGGTCTGCCGTCCGCTTCCCTGCACGGTTGCCGACGGTCTCCTGATCACCGGCGATGCGGCCCGCGTGGTTGACCCCCTGACGGGCGGCGGTATCTACAATGCCATGTACACGGGCAGGCTCGCTGCCACTGTTGCAGCGGACTGTATCGGAAAGGGCGACGTCTCGAAGAAAGCCCTGATGAAATACGACAAGGAATGGCGTGCCTCAAAGATGGGAAAAGCCATCGAGCGCAATTACCACATCAAGGAATACCTGATAAAACAGTCCGATGAGAAACTCAACGAGATCATCCACTCGGTCTCAAAACTCAATCTCAAGGAATTCACAACCTTAACCCTGGTAAAAGAGATTATCCGGGTCAACCCGAAACTGGTGCTCGAGCTTGGGGCGCTCGCGGCATCACTCCGCTGA
- a CDS encoding TrkA family potassium uptake protein produces the protein MYIIIVGLGGIGRNLAKLAVEHAHNAVVIDQDEARCSEVLEHYDVLAVTGNATDKTILEEAGIDRADALIATTSDDAVNLMTCWLAKKFRVPNVVAIVNQPSHSDFFKEVGVRISENPDELVASRLYYWTQNPQLQQLASIPGGSIFEIVAETGSPIVGHEIRELKVKDFVFIAIRRSNGELIIPSGNVKIQAGDIFTVFTKKEAEADCLRLLNKQLKKSAE, from the coding sequence ATGTACATCATCATCGTGGGGCTTGGGGGAATAGGGAGAAATCTTGCAAAACTGGCAGTCGAGCACGCACATAATGCGGTGGTCATCGACCAGGACGAGGCCCGGTGCAGCGAGGTCCTGGAACACTACGATGTACTTGCGGTGACCGGCAATGCAACCGACAAGACCATCCTTGAAGAAGCAGGAATCGACCGGGCCGATGCGCTGATCGCGACAACCAGCGACGATGCCGTCAACCTGATGACCTGCTGGCTGGCAAAGAAATTCCGGGTACCGAACGTGGTTGCCATTGTCAACCAGCCCTCCCATTCCGACTTTTTCAAGGAAGTGGGGGTCCGGATCAGCGAGAACCCCGATGAACTTGTCGCATCCCGGCTTTACTACTGGACGCAGAACCCCCAGCTCCAGCAACTGGCATCGATTCCCGGCGGCTCCATCTTCGAGATCGTTGCTGAAACGGGCTCTCCCATAGTCGGTCACGAGATCCGCGAGCTCAAGGTCAAGGATTTCGTCTTCATTGCAATCCGGCGCTCAAACGGCGAACTGATCATCCCGAGCGGCAATGTGAAGATCCAGGCCGGGGATATTTTTACGGTCTTTACCAAAAAAGAGGCCGAAGCCGACTGCCTCCGGCTCCTCAACAAACAGCTTAAAAAATCAGCGGAGTGA